In the Archangium lipolyticum genome, CCCCAGCGCTTCGAGCCGGTCGAACAGCTCCTCCCGCCGGGCGCGCGGGGGCGGATGCGCCGCCAGGAAGGACTGGATGGTCTGGACCTCGTCGGAGCGGTAGGCGAAGCCCGTGGCCTCCTTGAAGGCGCGAGCGTCCACCACGATGGGGTATTGCAGGTGGTAGAGCGCTCCGGGCGGCAGCCTCGGCAGCCCGAAGCGGCCGAGGAGCTGGCGCAACACCATCATGGGCAGCGGCACCGGCTGGCGCTGGGCCTCGCGGATGATGACGGACAGCGGCAGCGGCTGCGGGCCCGCGATGTTGAAGACGCCGCGCACGCGCTTCTCCACCGTGAGCGCGATGGCCGCCGCCACGTCGTCCTCGTGCATGAATTGGAAGAGCGGGTCATACCCCGCCACCATGGGCACGCGCCGGCCTCGGAGGAAGGTGGCCAGCGTGCCCTGCGCCGAGGGCCCCAGCGTGTAGCACACGCGCAGCACCGAGGTGGTCAGCTCCGGGTAGCGCCACAGCGCCGTGGACGCGTACAGGTCCGCGGCCACCAGGTCCGCCAGCTCCGGGAAGGAGGCCAGCTCCTTCGGCGGCTCGTCCTCGGTGTGGTACAGCGCCGAGTCCGGCGCCGCTCCATAGAAGGTGTGCCGGCCCACGAAGACGGCGTGCTTCACCCCGTAGGCCCGGCAGTGCTCGAACACCACGCGCGTGCCGCCCAGGTTGATGCGGTGGCGCTCCTCGCCCTGCACGCGCAGGGACGTCACCGTGGCCATGTGCACCACCGCCTCGGGCCGCCGCGTGCGGAAGACGTCCTCCGCCGCCCGCTTGCGCAGGTCCACCGCGTGCAGCTCGATGTCCGAGGGCGCGTCCTCCCACGGCCGCGTGTCGATGCCGAACACCGTGTGCCCCTTGTCCCGCAGCGCCAGCGCCACCCGCTGCGCCACCGCTCCACCCATGCCGAGGATGAGGACCCTCATGGCTCAACGCCCTTCCCAGCGCTCGTGACGGCGCTGATCGATGATGCTCGCGATGCGGCTCTTCACCTGCTCCACGTAGCCCTGGATGACCACATCATCCTCGTTGCCCGTACCCTCGAAGACCATGGGCTCGCCATAGTGGATCTCCAGCGGCACGGGGAGGGGAAGTGGTAGCAGGTAGGGCGTTACTGGGACGTAGGGCACCCCGAATATCCGTCCCAGCCCGTAGAGGTTGGCCACCGTGGGGACGGCGGCCCCGCCTCCCAGGAAGCCGAACGGGATGATGGGCGAGCGCGTCTTGAGCGCCAGGCGCATGAAGCCCGTGCCGAAATCCACCAGATCGTAGCGCTGCGGGTAGAGCTTCGCGGTGCCTCGCGCGCCCTCCGGGAAGACCATCAGCAGCCGGTCCTCCTCCAGCAGGCGCACCGCGTGCTCGGGCAGGCCGGGGAACTGGCCGCAGCGGCTCGCCCACGTCGAGGCCAACGGCGTGGCGTTGATGAACTTCTCCGCCATGCCCTGCGCCAGCCTCGGCGGCTCCATCTCCAGGAAGCACGAGGTGACGATCATCGCCCCGTCCACCGCCACCCCGCCCGAGTGGTTGCCCACCAGCATGGCCCGCCCGCGTGCCGGCACGTGCTCGATTCCGTGGCAGCGCACCCGGAAGTACTGCCGGTAGAAGAAGCTCATCGCCTCGAAGATGATGCGCAGGTGCCACTTGGATACGCCGTAGGGATCCACCCCGTACGCGTTGAACGGCAGCTCCATCCGATCCAGCCGGGCCTGCACCGAGTCCTCTTGCTTCACGCCTCCTCCGGGTTCCAGGCGCGTCATCGTGTCAGATCTCCCGCTCCCACGGGCGTCCGTGTGGCCTGATACTTCCCCGCACATTGTGTTTTATTTGGAAAGTTATTTTCATTGGATTTGCCAGAGATCCAGGAATATTCCGCGATTCAATGAATTACATGGGAGTTGTGCCGTGCAGCGAAGGCGTACTGGGAGGACCCACATGAGGACGATTCGTTTCACGGCGGTCTGGGGAGCCCTGCTGTTGGGTCTGTGGGCGGCACTGGCGCTTCCGGGCGCGGCCGAGGCGAAGCCGTCCCAGGGCGTGAAGGTGGAGCGGCGCGAGTTCCCGGTGCGGCTGTCCGACGGGCGCACGTACACGGTGGTGGGCTACCTCTACTATCAGGGCAGCCTGAAGCACCGCCCGGTGCAGATCCTCACCCACGGCATCACCTACAACCACGAGTACTGGGACCTGCCGGAGGTCAACGGCGAGGAGTACTCGTATGCGCGGTACATGGCCCGCCGGCACTACGCGGTGCTCGCGTTGGATCTGCCGGGGACGGGGGAGAGTGACAGGCCCGACGGGGACTTCATCGACCTGGAGCAGTCGGCGAGCGCCCTGCACCAGGTGGCGCAGCGGCTGAAGGCCACGGCGGAGAAGAACACCTTCGAGACGCTCATCTACGTGGGGCACTCCAACGGGGCGCTCATCTCCACGGTGGCGCAGGCGAAGTACCACGACGCGCAGGCGGTGGTGATGACGGGGTGGCTGAACACCCGGCACGAGGTTCCGGTGGATCCCGCGGTCCTCGCCGAGCTGGCGGAGCAGGGCCCCTACATCGCCATCCCCGGCGAGATGCGCAGTGGCCTCTTCTACGACGCGTCGAACACGGACCCGGACGTCATCACCTACGACAACCAGGTGGCGGACACCGTGCCGCGCGGTCAGTACCTGGACCTGCTGACCGTCCTGGGCGCGCCGGAGTCCATCCCGGTCCAGGGCATCACCGTGCCCATCCTGGTGCAGCTCGGGGAGAACGACCTGGTGGCGTCGGCGTCCTATGCCCACCAGGAGGCGAGGGCCTACACCCACTCCCCCTTCGTGGTGGTGCGGACGCTCCAGGACACCGGGCACGCCGTCAACGGCCACCTCACCCGGGAGCGGAGCTGGGCGGGGATCGACACGTTCCTCCGCCTCGTGGCGCGGTGAGGCTCAGGAGGCGGAGGTGAGCTCGCCGAGGAAGCGAACCACCTCCACCGCCGCGGCCTCGGGCCTCAGGCTGGTGTCGGAGATGCCGGCCACCACGCGGGTGATGTTGTGGTCCACCGCTCCCGGCTGGGCCCAGAGCCGGGCCGGGGGGGCGGTGACGTAGGCGGAGAAGCTGTGGTGCCCGGAGCCCGGGCGCTCGCCGACGACGTGGATGAGGGCCCGGGGTGCTCCCAGGGCCGCGTCCCCGAAGAGCAGCTCCGCCGCGCGATAGCCGGCCCGCACGCGTCCCAGGCTCAGCACGAGGTGCTCGGGGGCCACGCGGTAGCCAGCGGCCTCCAGCCGGGTGCGCAGCGCGGTGAGGAAGGGGCGCAGGTGGCCCTCGTCCATGAGGGAGCGCGCGTCCAGCCCGTCCGAGATGGCCAGCTGCACGTTGAAGCGGCCCGCGTGGCGCGCGCGCAGCGCCTCCAGCACGCGCTCGGAGGAGGGCTCCAGCTGCTCGCCCGAGGGCGGGTGGAGGATGTAGTCGCGGCGGTCGGCGGCGCGGGTGCGCAGGCGCACGGCGTCGGGAATCGTCGCGACGAAGTCCGGGGTGAAGTCGGTCCAGAGGCCCGTCTTGGCGTCGTCGTAGAGCTGGCGGAGCTCCCGGTCGAGCGTGGGCTCCAGCTCCCATGGCTGCTCGCCATGGCCCACGGCGAGGGGGACGCCACGGGCGCGCACGTCGGCCATCTGCCGCGCGGCCTCGGCGAGCACGTCCGCGTCCGGGCGCGTGTCGCCCTGGTGGCGGCGGTACTGCAGGTACACCCAGGCGGGATCGCCGAAGTGCTCGGTGGGCCGGCCCTCCGCGTCGATGACGCCGAGCCGCTGGAAGAAGGCCCACATCCGGTCGTCCACCTTGTAGCCGTGCTTCTCGCGCAGGCGGACGTGGTCCTGGAACGCGGTGGTCAGGTAGCTGAGCATCGGATCGTTCCGGGTGGGCAGCGCCATGAGGTAGCCGGGGTTGGCCGGCATGAGCTGCTCCTGGCACCACTCCAGGTCGTCCAGCGACACGTCCATGTGCAGGGTGGAGCAGACGTCCAGGCCGATCGTCAGGCCGTGCAGCTTGCCCATGACGATGTCCTCGAGGCAGCAGCGCACCAGCTGCTCGCGGGTACGGAACACCTCGGGACCGATGAAGCCGGCCACGTCGTTGACGTGCACCCAGGGGGCGGGCTCACGGCCGGCGCGGGCCTGGGCGGCGGCGACGCGTTGGGTGAGGGCGCGGGAGAAGCCGTACTTGCGCGACTCGTGCACCACCATGTCCGCGCCGGCGGCATGGCCGTTGGTGGCGTCGGCGCCCTGGCCCGTCTCGAAGTACATGCCCCAGCGCCCGGTGCGCGAGGCGGCATGGGCCTCCATCTTCTCCAGGGTGACGTCGAAGGTGCGGTTGGCGGCCTCGGTGCTGCCCAGGCTCTGGAACCAGATGCCGGTGGTGCCCGGCTGCATGGCCTCCACCACCGCCTGCACGTCCACGTGGGCCAGCACGCAGTGGGGCATGACGTCCTGGAGCCCGAACGTCACGAGAATCTCGTGCAGGGCGGACTCCACGGCGGCCACGGACTCGGGGGCCGAGGACACCGGGTTGGTGCCGAGCACCACGTCCCCCACGGCGAAGGACCAGCCGTTGAAGACCTGCCAGCGGATGTCGTCCGGGTGGTCCGTGGGTGAGTTGGGCTGGATGCGCGCGCCCAGGTACCCCCTGGCGCCCACCTTGCTGCCGGGGAGCGGGTTGAAGACCTTGCGCCCCACGGCCGCCAGCTCCTCGTTGGACAGGAGCTTCACCACGCAGCCGATGGCGTCGCTGCTCAGCCCGTCCTTGATCTCGTGGATCTCCTCCTCGCTCGCGGAGAGCAGGAAGGACTTGAGCTCGCCCAGCGTCCAGCTCGCGGTGCGTGCCTGGGCCTCGGTGTCGAGCGCCCCCTGCATGTAGGAGTAGAGCCGCTCCTCCACCAGCGGGTACGCGTCCAGGTCGCCGATGCGCGTGCGCGCGAGCAGGGCCCGGGCGTTGCGGCGGGACACCTCGTCGGCCGCGGCGACTCCGATGGCGGCGTCCCCCTCCTTGAACTCATTTGCTGCACCAACGACCTGCTGGTAGAGCCGGTGCTCGAAGGTGCCGCGGAGGCGTGTCACGTAGGCGAACACGTCCTCCCCGGGGAGGATGTCGTGGAGGGACACGAGGCCGGGAGCGCTCTGGGGCGAGTGCGCGGCCCCGGGGCCGGCGTCGGGGGTTGGAGCCACGGGAAGCCGCGGCGAGGGCTCCTCGAGTGGATGCGTCAGGCTTTCGGCCATGGCGGACTCTCCTCGGGGTAGGAGGCTAATCCCACCCCGGATGCGTGTCACGGGAGTCCCGGTCGAACGCGGCTGACCAGCCGACAATTTCAGCGGGTGCCCGCGGCTCCGGCGTTCAGGTGCTCCAGGAAGAAGGCCACCACCACCAGGGAGTGGCTGATGGCGCCGCTCAGGATGAGCTGGGGCACCGCCGAGCGGGGGTGCAGCTCCACGGCGATGTCCTCGCCCGCGTCCTGTCTGCCCTCGTGCGCCTTCACGCAGTCGAGCGCCAGATAGCTGTGACAGCGGTTGCTCTGGATGGCGGGGTTGGGGTGCACCTGCCCGAGCCTCACCACGCGGCCCGGCACGTACCCCGTCTCCTCCTCCAACTCGCGCGCGGCGGCCTCGGCGGGGTCCTCTCCGGGTTCCACCATACCGCCCGGAATCTCCAGCGTCGTCTCCGCGATGCCGAAGCGGTACTGGCGGATGAGCACCAGCTGCTCGTCCTTCGTCACCGCGATGATGTTCACCCAGTCCGTGCTGTCGATGACGACGCGGGGGTGCTCGTGGCCGGTGCGGGGGTCCGCCACCACGTCCTGCCGGACCTTGATGACGCGGTAGTCGTGCTCCAGGCCCCGGCGCAGGCGGGGCCACGGTTTGATGGGGTTCATCGGCTCAGTTCAACAGCGCGGCGCGCTCGCGCAACTCCCGGGCCGTCAATTCCAGCCGATCCCGATCCGGCGCGTCCGGCGACAGCTCCAGGCAGCGCTCCACGTCCTTGAGGGCGGCCCGGTAGGCCCCCAGGTTGGCGAGCAGCGCCGCGCGGGTCCGCAGCTCGCCCGGGTGGTTGGGGGCCAGCATCAGCAGCAGGTCCACCACGGCCAGACCGTGTTCGCCCTCGTCGCGCTCCAGGTACACCCGGCGCAGGTTGGACAGCATGCGGTAGGCGATGAGCTCCACGGGCGCCGGGGCCAGCATGGAGGGGTTGAACTTGAGCTGCGGCGCCACGCGCTGCAGCAGCTCCCGGCAGCCCTCCTCGGTGAGGATCTCGCCGCCGTGGAACGGGTCCACCACCAGCTTGTGGTCGTCCCCCGTCTCGCAGGCCACCAGGAAGTGCCCGGGGAAGGGGACGCCATAGAGGGGGATGCCCGCGCGCCGGGCCACCTCCAGGTACACCACGGAGAGGGTGATGGGCAGGCCCACCTTCCGCTCCAGCACCTGGTCCAGGAAGCTGTTCTCCGGCGCCTGGTAGTCGTCCTCGTTGCCGCGGAAGCCCTCGATGTCCGCCAGCACGTGACGCAGCGCGGTGAGACCGGCGAGCACCTCGCCGTGGCCCGCGTCCCGCTCCATCTCCAGCTGCACCCGGGCTGCCAGCGCGTCGAGGGTGTGCAGGTAGGCCGAGGCATCCAGGGACGGCCGGTTGATGGTGGCGATGGCCAGCGCCGCCAGGTCCAACCTCGGAGGGTCGGCCGCGAGCGCGGACACGAGGCGTTCGCGGGCTACGGACGGGCTGAAGGTCGAGGTGATGCTCACGGCGGGAAGGACTAACCCAGGCGGGGGCGGACGGCAAAGGCAGGCAGGCAGTCAGCTCCCAGGGGGTTCGGGGGGCAACAACCGACCCTTGATTTCGGCGTTCATCGCCACCTGGGCGGAGATGAGCCCCGACAGGAGCCCGTCCTCGAACTCGAAAGTCGGGTGTTGCTTGAGTTGCGGGAAATCGTGGGGGTTGCGCAGCTCCTCCGGGGTGATGTTGGGGACGACCTCGCGAGCCAGGCGGAGGACCTTGGCCTGCTGCTGGGAAATCATCCGTTCGAAGAGCTTGCCGGCAATCTCCAGCATCTCCCATCCGGTCTCTTCCGTCATCGCACGTATCTCCTCGCCCGGGAGCTGTAACCCAGGGGACAGGGAAGCACCAATCTATCCTGGCCCCTGGCTGGTTGGCTGCCCGGGAGACATGGCGGGCGGTGCGAGGTCGAAGTGGCCCCCCGGACATTTCATCCCCAGGTTGAGGCAAAGCCCCGGGAGCGGAGGGTTGCCCGGGCGGAAAGGCAGACGACACGATGGCATTCGGATTTGCGGAGAACCCGGCGCTCTCGATCACGCCGCACCTGGACTCCGTGGACTACCCGGCCACGCGAGAGCAGCT is a window encoding:
- a CDS encoding NUDIX hydrolase, encoding MNPIKPWPRLRRGLEHDYRVIKVRQDVVADPRTGHEHPRVVIDSTDWVNIIAVTKDEQLVLIRQYRFGIAETTLEIPGGMVEPGEDPAEAAARELEEETGYVPGRVVRLGQVHPNPAIQSNRCHSYLALDCVKAHEGRQDAGEDIAVELHPRSAVPQLILSGAISHSLVVVAFFLEHLNAGAAGTR
- a CDS encoding SDR family oxidoreductase, producing MRVLILGMGGAVAQRVALALRDKGHTVFGIDTRPWEDAPSDIELHAVDLRKRAAEDVFRTRRPEAVVHMATVTSLRVQGEERHRINLGGTRVVFEHCRAYGVKHAVFVGRHTFYGAAPDSALYHTEDEPPKELASFPELADLVAADLYASTALWRYPELTTSVLRVCYTLGPSAQGTLATFLRGRRVPMVAGYDPLFQFMHEDDVAAAIALTVEKRVRGVFNIAGPQPLPLSVIIREAQRQPVPLPMMVLRQLLGRFGLPRLPPGALYHLQYPIVVDARAFKEATGFAYRSDEVQTIQSFLAAHPPPRARREELFDRLEALGVLK
- a CDS encoding SirB1 family protein; amino-acid sequence: MSITSTFSPSVARERLVSALAADPPRLDLAALAIATINRPSLDASAYLHTLDALAARVQLEMERDAGHGEVLAGLTALRHVLADIEGFRGNEDDYQAPENSFLDQVLERKVGLPITLSVVYLEVARRAGIPLYGVPFPGHFLVACETGDDHKLVVDPFHGGEILTEEGCRELLQRVAPQLKFNPSMLAPAPVELIAYRMLSNLRRVYLERDEGEHGLAVVDLLLMLAPNHPGELRTRAALLANLGAYRAALKDVERCLELSPDAPDRDRLELTARELRERAALLN
- the eutB gene encoding ethanolamine ammonia-lyase subunit EutB, which translates into the protein MAESLTHPLEEPSPRLPVAPTPDAGPGAAHSPQSAPGLVSLHDILPGEDVFAYVTRLRGTFEHRLYQQVVGAANEFKEGDAAIGVAAADEVSRRNARALLARTRIGDLDAYPLVEERLYSYMQGALDTEAQARTASWTLGELKSFLLSASEEEIHEIKDGLSSDAIGCVVKLLSNEELAAVGRKVFNPLPGSKVGARGYLGARIQPNSPTDHPDDIRWQVFNGWSFAVGDVVLGTNPVSSAPESVAAVESALHEILVTFGLQDVMPHCVLAHVDVQAVVEAMQPGTTGIWFQSLGSTEAANRTFDVTLEKMEAHAASRTGRWGMYFETGQGADATNGHAAGADMVVHESRKYGFSRALTQRVAAAQARAGREPAPWVHVNDVAGFIGPEVFRTREQLVRCCLEDIVMGKLHGLTIGLDVCSTLHMDVSLDDLEWCQEQLMPANPGYLMALPTRNDPMLSYLTTAFQDHVRLREKHGYKVDDRMWAFFQRLGVIDAEGRPTEHFGDPAWVYLQYRRHQGDTRPDADVLAEAARQMADVRARGVPLAVGHGEQPWELEPTLDRELRQLYDDAKTGLWTDFTPDFVATIPDAVRLRTRAADRRDYILHPPSGEQLEPSSERVLEALRARHAGRFNVQLAISDGLDARSLMDEGHLRPFLTALRTRLEAAGYRVAPEHLVLSLGRVRAGYRAAELLFGDAALGAPRALIHVVGERPGSGHHSFSAYVTAPPARLWAQPGAVDHNITRVVAGISDTSLRPEAAAVEVVRFLGELTSAS
- a CDS encoding 1-acyl-sn-glycerol-3-phosphate acyltransferase; the encoded protein is MTRLEPGGGVKQEDSVQARLDRMELPFNAYGVDPYGVSKWHLRIIFEAMSFFYRQYFRVRCHGIEHVPARGRAMLVGNHSGGVAVDGAMIVTSCFLEMEPPRLAQGMAEKFINATPLASTWASRCGQFPGLPEHAVRLLEEDRLLMVFPEGARGTAKLYPQRYDLVDFGTGFMRLALKTRSPIIPFGFLGGGAAVPTVANLYGLGRIFGVPYVPVTPYLLPLPLPVPLEIHYGEPMVFEGTGNEDDVVIQGYVEQVKSRIASIIDQRRHERWEGR
- a CDS encoding alpha/beta hydrolase — protein: MRTIRFTAVWGALLLGLWAALALPGAAEAKPSQGVKVERREFPVRLSDGRTYTVVGYLYYQGSLKHRPVQILTHGITYNHEYWDLPEVNGEEYSYARYMARRHYAVLALDLPGTGESDRPDGDFIDLEQSASALHQVAQRLKATAEKNTFETLIYVGHSNGALISTVAQAKYHDAQAVVMTGWLNTRHEVPVDPAVLAELAEQGPYIAIPGEMRSGLFYDASNTDPDVITYDNQVADTVPRGQYLDLLTVLGAPESIPVQGITVPILVQLGENDLVASASYAHQEARAYTHSPFVVVRTLQDTGHAVNGHLTRERSWAGIDTFLRLVAR